One genomic region from Stackebrandtia nassauensis DSM 44728 encodes:
- a CDS encoding M23 family metallopeptidase, translating into MSETHVVVFAHAGAHAHRRGCHRAPLFHRGKHRAPFTFPIPQQGRYALVVGAAVISAGAVALGSAAALPADGNGPSDSVVAVDQYATHAADSEAYGSMAEPPEAEARPQSAKAEPDSPITEQPAEKYWRAPLDDYDLTSLFGARWGMRHEGLDFGAPEGEPVYAVYPGRVKSAGWNYGGFGQLVIIDHGDGVETYYAHNSQIAVAEGQWVKAGQQISSVGNTGNSFGPHLHFELHVDGEPVDPKPYLFERGVDVETLADKVLTDEKPLH; encoded by the coding sequence GTGAGCGAGACTCACGTCGTCGTCTTCGCGCATGCCGGTGCCCACGCGCACCGGCGCGGTTGTCACCGGGCGCCGCTGTTCCACCGGGGCAAGCACCGGGCGCCGTTCACGTTCCCGATCCCGCAGCAGGGCCGCTACGCGCTCGTGGTGGGCGCGGCCGTAATCAGCGCCGGGGCGGTGGCCCTGGGATCGGCGGCGGCGCTGCCCGCCGACGGCAACGGACCCTCCGATTCGGTTGTGGCCGTTGACCAGTACGCCACCCACGCCGCCGACTCCGAGGCCTACGGTTCGATGGCGGAGCCCCCGGAAGCCGAGGCCCGGCCGCAGTCGGCCAAGGCCGAGCCCGACAGCCCCATCACCGAACAGCCCGCCGAGAAGTACTGGCGGGCACCGCTGGACGACTACGACCTGACCTCGCTGTTCGGTGCCCGGTGGGGGATGCGGCACGAAGGGCTGGACTTCGGCGCCCCCGAAGGGGAACCGGTGTACGCGGTGTATCCCGGCAGGGTGAAGTCGGCGGGCTGGAACTACGGCGGTTTCGGGCAGCTGGTCATCATCGACCACGGCGACGGCGTGGAGACCTACTACGCCCACAACTCCCAGATCGCGGTCGCGGAGGGGCAGTGGGTCAAAGCCGGGCAGCAGATCTCGTCGGTGGGCAACACCGGCAACTCCTTCGGGCCGCACCTGCACTTCGAGTTGCATGTGGACGGTGAGCCGGTGGATCCGAAGCCCTACCTCTTCGAACGGGGCGTCGACGTGGAGACACTGGCCGACAAGGTCCTCACCGACGAGAAGCCGCTGCACTAG
- a CDS encoding DUF2993 domain-containing protein — MAKSSPRKKAIVWITTIVILLAVLVIGDRVAASIAGDQLSQVIANKATENDVKSAKPPVVTMGGFPFLTQVIAGEYTRIDIELVEVGNDTITLPKLDIIAHDVQADMSTAMGGSGPVKASRMEAEADISYDSLTKSIENTTNAEISAKDDSTLEIKLTMEVAGQQVEVVGGATVDVTDNKLVIQAQEFKPAEGQLPQGGDAVMNEVAQKFNKEIPLPSMPFDLKLGDPKFADDHIAVTATAKDVPLSG, encoded by the coding sequence ATGGCCAAGTCCTCTCCCCGCAAGAAAGCCATCGTCTGGATCACCACGATCGTCATCCTGTTGGCGGTTCTGGTCATCGGTGACCGGGTGGCGGCGTCCATCGCGGGCGACCAGCTCAGCCAGGTCATCGCGAACAAGGCCACCGAGAACGACGTCAAGTCCGCCAAGCCGCCGGTGGTGACCATGGGCGGCTTCCCGTTCCTGACCCAGGTGATCGCCGGGGAGTACACCCGCATCGACATCGAGCTGGTCGAGGTCGGCAACGACACCATCACGCTGCCGAAGCTGGACATCATCGCGCACGACGTCCAGGCGGACATGTCGACCGCGATGGGCGGCAGCGGACCGGTGAAGGCGTCCAGGATGGAGGCCGAGGCCGACATCTCCTACGACAGCCTCACCAAGTCGATCGAGAACACCACCAACGCCGAGATCTCGGCCAAGGACGACAGCACGCTGGAGATCAAGCTGACCATGGAGGTCGCCGGACAGCAGGTGGAAGTGGTCGGCGGCGCGACGGTCGACGTCACCGACAACAAGCTGGTCATCCAGGCGCAGGAGTTCAAACCCGCCGAGGGTCAGCTGCCGCAGGGCGGCGACGCGGTGATGAACGAGGTGGCGCAGAAGTTCAACAAGGAGATCCCGCTGCCGAGCATGCCCTTCGATCTGAAGCTGGGCGACCCGAAGTTCGCCGACGACCACATCGCGGTGACCGCCACCGCCAAGGACGTGCCGCTGTCCGGATGA
- a CDS encoding FAS1-like dehydratase domain-containing protein — MLNRAYIGRTVTTTTPVTVTTEAVSAFAAALGDTVDGDIAPPTFLVSITMPAVETLKDDPDFGLDYTKVLHREQSFDFARPVRVGDTVVCEITIDDIKSVAGNDILSLRAEAVDPDGARVATVTTTLFVGGTA; from the coding sequence GTGCTCAACCGCGCGTACATCGGCCGGACGGTCACCACCACGACTCCCGTCACGGTGACCACCGAAGCCGTCTCGGCCTTCGCGGCCGCCCTCGGTGACACCGTCGACGGCGACATCGCCCCCCCGACGTTCCTGGTCTCGATCACGATGCCCGCGGTCGAGACCCTCAAGGACGACCCCGACTTCGGGCTCGACTACACCAAGGTCCTGCACCGCGAACAGTCCTTCGACTTCGCGCGCCCGGTCCGCGTCGGTGACACCGTCGTCTGCGAGATCACCATCGACGACATCAAGTCGGTGGCGGGGAACGACATCCTGAGCCTGCGCGCCGAAGCCGTCGACCCCGACGGCGCCCGCGTCGCGACCGTCACCACCACCCTGTTCGTGGGAGGGACGGCATGA
- a CDS encoding N-acetylmuramoyl-L-alanine amidase produces the protein MPKRAIAAAAVLAVGTTAAITWSTGANAQAPADRQGEFAAAAAEFGVPEPVLLGVSYMESRWRDHGGTYSTAAGFGPMHLTDAKAVKAEEGDGSHHDGEDARGDDRRPMEAPEGGSSEAPKEAAYATLPKAAELTGASREALRTDPLANIRGGAALLADHQDALGIDSDDPGDWYAAVAKYSGAADTATAGRFADDVFELIASGATEKTDDGTVKLKAAAVSPDRGSLEKAGLRDSRKGKTECPKKLKCEWIPAPYEKYGEKPVDYGNHDQANRPKDMDIDYLVIHDTETSYTNTLRLVQDPTYVSWQYTLRSFDGHVAQHVKSEDVAWQAGNWSVNAHSMGLEHEGVAAEGSWFTEAMYRSSAKLVKYLSKKFDIPLNRDHIIGHDNVPGTAPAKIAGMHWDTGPFWDWQHYFDLLGAPLEPGDGDNGVVMVAPDFDTNTPEMIGCDVSNPQGSCGKRGAAVVFLRSEPRADAPLLNDKGIKPDGTPATNRVNDVGSRAGTGQRFVVAEEKGDWTAVWYLGQKGWIHNPKDAPTLIPADGKAITPKSDDVKVYGVPYPEAEAYEGTGVPVQDLPPLPYTIDKGQSYSTPGKVDSEYYYAKEFEVPGILVEGDRSYYQIQLGGRLMYVDAADVKLVR, from the coding sequence TTGCCCAAGCGCGCCATCGCGGCCGCGGCCGTACTGGCCGTCGGCACCACCGCGGCCATCACCTGGAGCACGGGGGCCAACGCCCAGGCCCCCGCCGACCGGCAGGGTGAGTTCGCCGCCGCGGCGGCCGAGTTCGGTGTGCCCGAGCCGGTCCTGCTCGGTGTGTCCTACATGGAGTCGCGGTGGCGGGACCACGGCGGCACCTACAGCACCGCCGCCGGTTTCGGCCCGATGCATCTCACCGACGCCAAGGCCGTGAAGGCCGAGGAGGGCGATGGCAGCCACCACGACGGCGAGGACGCCCGCGGCGACGACCGCCGTCCCATGGAGGCCCCCGAGGGCGGCTCGTCCGAGGCCCCGAAGGAGGCCGCGTACGCGACGCTGCCCAAGGCCGCCGAACTGACCGGCGCCTCCCGCGAGGCGCTGCGCACCGACCCGCTGGCCAACATCCGCGGCGGTGCCGCGCTGTTGGCCGACCACCAGGACGCGCTGGGCATCGACAGTGACGACCCGGGCGACTGGTACGCGGCGGTGGCGAAGTACTCCGGTGCCGCCGACACGGCGACCGCGGGCCGGTTCGCCGACGACGTCTTCGAACTGATCGCCTCGGGTGCCACCGAGAAGACCGACGACGGCACCGTCAAGCTCAAGGCCGCCGCCGTGTCCCCGGACCGGGGCAGCCTGGAGAAGGCGGGCCTGCGCGACAGCCGCAAGGGCAAGACCGAATGCCCCAAGAAGCTGAAGTGCGAATGGATCCCGGCGCCGTACGAGAAGTACGGCGAGAAACCCGTCGACTACGGCAACCATGACCAGGCCAACCGGCCCAAGGACATGGACATCGACTACCTGGTCATCCACGACACCGAGACCAGTTACACCAACACGTTGCGGCTGGTCCAGGACCCGACCTACGTCAGCTGGCAGTACACGCTGCGGTCCTTCGACGGGCACGTCGCCCAGCACGTCAAAAGCGAGGACGTGGCCTGGCAGGCCGGTAACTGGTCGGTCAACGCGCATTCGATGGGTCTGGAGCACGAGGGCGTCGCCGCCGAGGGTTCCTGGTTCACCGAGGCCATGTACCGCAGTTCGGCGAAGCTGGTGAAGTACCTGTCGAAGAAGTTCGACATCCCGCTGAACCGCGACCACATCATCGGCCACGACAACGTTCCCGGCACCGCCCCGGCCAAGATCGCGGGGATGCACTGGGACACCGGCCCGTTCTGGGACTGGCAGCACTACTTCGACCTGCTGGGTGCCCCGCTGGAGCCCGGCGACGGTGACAACGGCGTGGTCATGGTCGCGCCCGACTTCGACACCAACACTCCCGAGATGATCGGCTGCGACGTGTCGAACCCGCAGGGCTCGTGCGGCAAGCGCGGTGCGGCGGTCGTCTTCCTGCGCAGCGAACCCCGCGCCGACGCGCCGCTGCTCAACGACAAGGGCATCAAGCCCGACGGCACTCCGGCCACCAACCGGGTCAACGACGTCGGCAGCCGTGCCGGTACCGGTCAGCGCTTCGTCGTGGCCGAGGAGAAGGGCGACTGGACGGCGGTGTGGTATCTGGGCCAGAAGGGCTGGATCCACAACCCGAAGGACGCCCCGACCCTGATTCCGGCCGACGGCAAGGCGATCACGCCCAAGTCCGACGACGTGAAGGTGTACGGCGTGCCGTACCCGGAGGCCGAGGCCTACGAGGGCACCGGTGTCCCGGTGCAGGACCTGCCGCCGCTGCCCTACACGATCGACAAGGGACAGTCCTACAGCACGCCGGGCAAGGTCGACTCCGAGTACTACTACGCCAAGGAGTTCGAGGTCCCCGGCATCCTGGTCGAGGGCGACCGGTCCTACTACCAGATCCAGCTCGGCGGTCGGCTGATGTACGTCGACGCCGCCGACGTGAAGCTCGTACGGTAA
- a CDS encoding response regulator transcription factor, which yields MDLIILTNQAKAVPASVLPALDLLAHRVRCAKPDVGTLLSGPQSHTVLVDARTDLSEARATCRVLRTGGMTVPLIAVVTEAGLAGVHADWGIDDIIVNTAGPAEVEARLRLATGRLEVPPETGQSTVRVGDLTIDTETYAAKLKGRPLDLTYKEFELLRYLAQHPGRVFSREQLLREVWGFDYYGGTRTVDVHVRRLRAKLGSENESMIGTVRQVGYKFVAPPAKPLPDSAPVAVA from the coding sequence GTGGATCTGATAATTCTGACGAACCAGGCTAAAGCCGTCCCCGCCTCGGTGCTGCCCGCGCTCGACCTCCTCGCCCACCGGGTCCGCTGCGCCAAGCCCGACGTCGGCACCCTGTTGTCGGGGCCGCAGTCCCACACGGTGCTGGTCGACGCCCGCACCGATCTGTCCGAGGCCCGCGCCACCTGCCGGGTACTGCGCACCGGCGGCATGACCGTCCCGCTGATCGCGGTGGTGACCGAGGCCGGTCTGGCCGGGGTGCACGCCGACTGGGGCATCGACGACATCATCGTGAACACCGCGGGCCCGGCCGAGGTGGAGGCCCGGCTGCGGCTGGCGACCGGACGACTCGAGGTGCCCCCGGAGACCGGCCAGTCGACGGTCCGGGTGGGGGATCTGACCATCGACACCGAGACCTACGCGGCGAAGCTCAAGGGCCGTCCGCTGGACCTGACGTACAAGGAGTTCGAACTGCTGCGGTACCTGGCGCAGCACCCGGGGCGGGTGTTCTCGCGCGAGCAGCTGCTGCGGGAGGTGTGGGGCTTCGACTACTACGGCGGCACCCGCACCGTCGACGTCCACGTGCGGCGGCTGCGCGCCAAACTCGGCAGCGAGAACGAGTCGATGATCGGCACCGTCCGGCAGGTGGGGTACAAGTTCGTGGCCCCGCCCGCGAAACCGCTGCCGGACTCGGCGCCGGTGGCCGTGGCCTGA
- a CDS encoding putative bifunctional diguanylate cyclase/phosphodiesterase — MFNAANQSVAGATAALVAASAGLGEPNEPRTWGVLLLAVFVAHMVSALWLAMIILITQGRKGLDVMVQGFGSSTVITGINACLGILILLVITATKWSLLPLAVVVVLIFAAYRAYSNMVRQRKSLTDLNDFTQSVAEAVQSNRLVDIMTHRLRDMLTAEAATVWVPKEKRFPELLLTAYMDIEGLLDTTPVPEPLRREVLSTGEPLLVTPKQGKPEHRELLAAERVKDAILVPLKSGKTTFGCLSVANRLGGDLVRFRRDDLTLLETLAAHAGVAVENSRLVDKLRFDAYHDSLTELPNRRRTMNVIEESISLIVPNEIVAVMLFDVDSMREINDSIGHAAGDKLIVEVGRRLRGAAPPGAHVGRIDGDEFALVMRLPDAAAASELAGQIREELQRPCTLGTLNVDIDAAVGIAIHPESGDKADTLLQRADVATQSAKNVTSGVQVYNVALESGSVRRLGLASDLRRAFDAGELDVHYQPKITLTDRRLVGVECLARWHHPTHGDVAPEDFIPVAEHTGLLSRLTEFVLREGLSRASEWSEQNSAIGIAVNLSPRTLTDADFPSLVARLLDEYHVDAGRLTLEITEDGMVSAGGKMPHTLQRLRDLGIRLAVDDFGKGYSSLSYLRNLPASEIKIDKSFVQGMATDEGDLAIVRAVVDLARHFHMTVVAEGVESEMTLSHLTEMGCDIAQGFYFSRPLAADRFVAWMAAQSADTTPPKLRAV; from the coding sequence GTGTTCAATGCCGCGAATCAAAGCGTCGCCGGAGCGACCGCGGCACTCGTCGCGGCCAGTGCCGGTCTCGGCGAACCCAACGAACCCCGAACCTGGGGCGTGCTGCTGCTCGCGGTCTTCGTCGCCCACATGGTCAGCGCGCTGTGGCTGGCGATGATCATCCTGATCACCCAGGGCCGCAAGGGTCTGGACGTCATGGTGCAGGGCTTCGGTTCCAGCACGGTGATCACCGGGATCAACGCCTGCCTCGGCATCCTCATCCTGCTGGTCATCACCGCGACCAAATGGTCGCTGCTGCCGCTGGCCGTCGTCGTGGTGCTGATCTTCGCGGCCTATCGCGCGTACTCCAACATGGTCCGGCAGCGCAAGAGCCTGACCGACCTCAACGACTTCACCCAGTCCGTTGCCGAAGCCGTGCAGAGCAACCGGCTCGTCGACATCATGACCCACCGGCTGCGCGACATGCTCACCGCCGAGGCCGCCACCGTCTGGGTGCCCAAGGAGAAGCGCTTCCCCGAACTGCTGCTCACCGCGTACATGGACATCGAGGGACTGCTCGACACCACCCCGGTCCCCGAACCGCTGCGCCGCGAGGTGCTGTCCACCGGCGAACCGCTGCTGGTCACCCCGAAGCAGGGCAAGCCGGAACACCGGGAACTGCTCGCCGCCGAGCGGGTCAAGGACGCCATCCTGGTGCCGCTCAAGTCCGGCAAGACCACCTTCGGCTGTCTGTCGGTGGCCAACCGGCTCGGTGGCGACCTGGTCCGGTTCCGGCGCGACGACCTGACTCTGCTGGAGACCCTGGCCGCCCACGCGGGCGTCGCGGTCGAGAACTCCCGTCTGGTCGACAAACTCCGCTTCGACGCCTACCACGACTCGCTCACCGAACTGCCCAACCGGCGCCGCACCATGAACGTCATCGAGGAGTCGATCTCGCTCATCGTCCCCAACGAGATCGTCGCGGTCATGCTGTTCGACGTCGATAGCATGCGTGAGATCAACGACTCGATCGGCCATGCCGCCGGGGACAAGCTCATCGTCGAGGTGGGCCGCCGACTGCGGGGCGCGGCCCCACCCGGCGCCCACGTCGGCCGCATCGACGGCGACGAGTTCGCGCTGGTGATGCGGCTGCCCGACGCCGCGGCGGCTTCCGAACTGGCGGGCCAGATCCGCGAGGAACTGCAACGCCCCTGCACGCTGGGCACCCTCAACGTCGACATCGACGCCGCCGTCGGCATCGCGATCCACCCCGAATCCGGTGACAAGGCCGACACCCTGTTGCAGCGCGCCGACGTGGCCACCCAGTCGGCGAAGAACGTCACCAGCGGCGTGCAAGTGTACAATGTGGCCCTTGAGTCCGGCAGCGTCCGAAGGCTCGGCCTGGCCAGCGATCTGCGGCGCGCCTTCGACGCCGGTGAACTCGACGTCCACTATCAACCGAAGATCACGCTCACCGACCGTCGGCTGGTCGGCGTGGAATGCCTGGCCCGCTGGCACCACCCCACTCACGGCGACGTCGCCCCCGAGGACTTCATCCCGGTGGCCGAACACACCGGTCTGCTCAGCCGCCTCACCGAGTTCGTGCTGCGCGAGGGCCTGTCCCGGGCGAGCGAATGGTCGGAACAGAACAGCGCCATCGGCATCGCCGTCAACCTTTCCCCGCGCACCCTCACCGACGCCGACTTCCCGTCCCTGGTCGCCCGGCTGCTGGACGAGTACCACGTCGACGCGGGCCGACTGACCCTGGAGATCACCGAGGACGGCATGGTCAGCGCGGGCGGCAAGATGCCGCACACCCTGCAACGGCTGCGCGACCTGGGAATCCGGCTCGCCGTCGACGACTTCGGCAAGGGTTACTCCTCGCTGTCCTACCTGCGCAACCTGCCCGCCAGCGAGATCAAGATCGACAAGTCCTTCGTGCAGGGCATGGCCACCGACGAGGGCGACCTGGCGATCGTGCGCGCCGTGGTCGACCTGGCCCGCCACTTCCACATGACCGTGGTCGCCGAGGGCGTCGAGAGTGAGATGACCCTGTCCCACCTCACCGAGATGGGCTGCGACATCGCCCAGGGCTTCTACTTCTCCCGTCCGCTGGCGGCGGACCGGTTCGTTGCCTGGATGGCGGCCCAGTCCGCCGACACCACACCCCCCAAACTGCGCGCGGTCTAA
- a CDS encoding MaoC/PaaZ C-terminal domain-containing protein, giving the protein MNPGDELFSVEYAIHRADLAAYAAASGDNNPIHLDDTAAKAAGLPGVIAHGMYTMGLAARAVADWAGGPAKVAALTARFAKPVPVPADSPATVTVSGAVRKVLDDGAIEVNLTVQCDGTKVLAPARATVRI; this is encoded by the coding sequence ATGAACCCGGGCGACGAACTCTTCAGCGTCGAGTACGCCATCCACCGCGCCGACCTGGCCGCCTACGCCGCCGCCTCCGGCGACAACAACCCGATCCACCTCGACGACACGGCGGCCAAGGCCGCCGGTCTGCCCGGCGTCATCGCCCACGGCATGTACACGATGGGCCTGGCCGCTCGCGCCGTCGCCGACTGGGCCGGTGGCCCGGCCAAGGTCGCCGCCTTGACGGCCCGGTTCGCCAAACCCGTCCCGGTACCCGCCGACTCCCCGGCCACGGTCACCGTCTCCGGCGCCGTCCGCAAGGTCCTCGACGACGGCGCGATCGAGGTCAACCTCACCGTCCAGTGTGACGGCACCAAGGTCCTGGCCCCGGCCCGAGCCACCGTCCGTATCTGA
- the rpmG gene encoding 50S ribosomal protein L33, which translates to MACVECKERNYITKKNRRNDPDRMELKKFCPRCNKHTAHRETR; encoded by the coding sequence ATGGCGTGCGTCGAATGCAAAGAGCGGAACTACATCACCAAGAAGAACCGCCGCAACGACCCCGACCGGATGGAACTGAAGAAGTTCTGCCCGCGCTGCAACAAGCACACCGCCCACCGCGAGACCCGCTAG